TCACCTTTCAACTCGGCCAGCGACTTATCATTTGCCATCATCGCTTTCAACACCTGTAGCGCCGCCACAATACCATCACCGGTCGTCGTCACGTCGCGACAAACCAGATGCCCGGAAGACTCACCACCTAGCAACCAGCCCTTCTCAGCCAGAGACGCCATTACATAACGATCACCTACATTGGCACGTTCAAATGGAATATCCGCCTGTTGCAAGGCCTGCTCCAGACCGAAGTTAGACATCAACGTGCCAACCACACCGCCATTTAAACGGCCTTCACGGTGCAGCTGCATAGCCATAATAAACAGCAACTCATCGCCATCAACCTGAACACCATTATGATCAGCCATAATCACCCGATCACCATCACCATCCAGTGCAATACCAAGATCTGCCTTGTGCTCAATGACTGCCGCCTGCAAAGCCTCCGTAGAAGTGGCACCACAACCGTCATTGATATTCAGACCGTCCGGGCCAGCACCAATAGTAACGACATCAGCACCCAGCTCACTGAAGACCTGAGGTGCTACGTGATAGGTTGCTCCATTGGCACAGTCAACCACAACCTTGAGACCTTTCAGACTCAAACCGGCATTAACCGTGCCTTTACAGAATTCAATATAACGTCCGGCAGCATCATCGATACGCCGCACTTTACCCAGCTCAGCAGCATCAACAGTTGTTAGCGCCAAGTCTAACTGAGCTTCTATCGCATGCTCGATGTCATCTGACAACTTTGTACCCTGATCAGAAAAAAACTTAATGCCGTTATCATAATAAGGGTTATGCGAGGCACTGATCACAATGCCGGCATTAGCATTAAAGGTTCGGGTCAGATACGCAATCGCCGGCGTCGGCATTGGCCCTAACAGCAACACATCCACACCTGCAGCAGACAGCCCCGCTTCAAGTGCTGACTCAAACATGTAGCCAGAAATACGCGTATCTTTACCAATGATAATTTTACTGCGCCCTTCTCGCGCAAATACCTTTCCCGCAGCCCAGCCAAGCTTCAGCATAAAATCAGGTGTTATAGGTGCAGTACCTACTTTGCCGCGTATGCCATCAGTACCAAAATATCGTTTAGTCATATTAATTCCTTTCTGTTCCTGCACGCCGCTCACCAAAGCAACACGGCCACATTCCCCTTTATTAATCTGGCTTGCGCTCTAACATCACAGCTTCACACATACGCACAACATCTGTTGTTTCCTGCACATCATGTACACGGAAGATCGCGGCTCCTTTCGTGACACCTAAGGCCACTGTTGCCAAACCGCCAGATAACCGCTGATCGACCGGCTTATGCAGCACATGATCAATCATACTTTTACGCGAAGTACCCAGTAATAATGGGCAATCAAGGCGATGTAGTTGCTCCAGCTTGTTCAGCAACCTTAAGTTATGCTCCAAAGTCTTACCAAAACCAAACCCTGGATCAAGAATAATTTTCTGCCGACTTATTCCCGCCACCTCACAAGCTGCTATACGGGCGCTCAGAAATGCTTCTACTTCATCGATCACATCCGCATACGCTGGTGCATCCTGCATCGTTGCCGGACTACCCTGCATATGCATCAAACAAACAGGTAAACCACTTGCTACCGCCGCCTCTAACGCTCCCGCCTTTCCCAGAGCCCGCACATCATTAATTAATCCAGCGCCAAGCGATGCAGCTTCACGAATAACCTCCGGCGAACTGGTATCAACTGAAATTATCGCATCAACCTCACGGTTCAAACGCTCAACAACCGGCAGCACACGGTTCATTTCTTCCTGCAAACCGACCGGTGTAGCACCTGGCCGCGTGGACTCACCACCAATATCAATAAAAGCAGCTCCCTGCTCAACCATCTGCTGAGCACGTTCAATCGCTCGCTGAACCGACAGCTTTTCTGAGGCATACAAAGTACCGCCATCAGAAAACGAATCCGGCGTTACATTCACAATTCCCATCACCTGAGGCCGCGTTAAATCCAACTGACGGGAAGCAAACTGAAACTGACTCAAATTACTCATTATTCATTGTTCCTACTTCAGAACGTAAAAAGGCCAGCACAGAAACGTGCTGACCTTTTAATATTTCACTGCTGGGTATTAATGCAGATTTTGATCTGGTGCATCCGGCTGATCACGCTGCTCATCATCATCACGAGGCATATCATCAGAAGCTTCTTCTTGCTTATCGGAAGCATCAGCACCTGGCGCAGAAGAATCAGACTTAGGCTCATCTTTCTTAGAATCGCTATCACTCCAACCTTCCGGCTCAGAAACTTCTGTACGGGCCATTAATTCATC
The DNA window shown above is from Aliamphritea ceti and carries:
- the glmM gene encoding phosphoglucosamine mutase; translated protein: MTKRYFGTDGIRGKVGTAPITPDFMLKLGWAAGKVFAREGRSKIIIGKDTRISGYMFESALEAGLSAAGVDVLLLGPMPTPAIAYLTRTFNANAGIVISASHNPYYDNGIKFFSDQGTKLSDDIEHAIEAQLDLALTTVDAAELGKVRRIDDAAGRYIEFCKGTVNAGLSLKGLKVVVDCANGATYHVAPQVFSELGADVVTIGAGPDGLNINDGCGATSTEALQAAVIEHKADLGIALDGDGDRVIMADHNGVQVDGDELLFIMAMQLHREGRLNGGVVGTLMSNFGLEQALQQADIPFERANVGDRYVMASLAEKGWLLGGESSGHLVCRDVTTTGDGIVAALQVLKAMMANDKSLAELKGEMTKMPQTMINVRLAEKIDVVSLPAVQAAVADVETRLQDRGRVLLRPSGTEPLVRVMIEGDDAVWVEELTAELAAAVEAAIEV
- the folP gene encoding dihydropteroate synthase is translated as MSNLSQFQFASRQLDLTRPQVMGIVNVTPDSFSDGGTLYASEKLSVQRAIERAQQMVEQGAAFIDIGGESTRPGATPVGLQEEMNRVLPVVERLNREVDAIISVDTSSPEVIREAASLGAGLINDVRALGKAGALEAAVASGLPVCLMHMQGSPATMQDAPAYADVIDEVEAFLSARIAACEVAGISRQKIILDPGFGFGKTLEHNLRLLNKLEQLHRLDCPLLLGTSRKSMIDHVLHKPVDQRLSGGLATVALGVTKGAAIFRVHDVQETTDVVRMCEAVMLERKPD